A single genomic interval of Arachis duranensis cultivar V14167 chromosome 7, aradu.V14167.gnm2.J7QH, whole genome shotgun sequence harbors:
- the LOC107496145 gene encoding GBF-interacting protein 1-like has product MSGGGGSSRVPIPNNVRKTIHDIREITGKQHTDDEIYAVLRECSMDPNETAQKLLYLDTFHEVRRRRDRKKEGFGSRTSEDSRSKQGGQGRGLRGASGGYTSNFSDGGGGGGGRNLAMRRENGINNSAERNHAPSSQPVLQKTKANAASQVTRVPANTTHGAIATNQTNGKSGNGSGGQSLAGSVPTVPKSSSTDNNTGNQENVQPQVAPVAAATSPIQTFNSVTSTEQGKSLSSSDQILTSAAASTGHTSSLDPVLASSSSHNPGVSSSINRDVGSPWMSAGTNQVKGNKVIHNEASHLPPKNENSVSVNSASKMNAPYSNNVENNRFFEPSQASTASLNGNLGSSSSSSSQPSLANVSEVPTSDACVQSSAELRQHVTFPNHFQVPKALKSGLTFGSFDTLGPNETSSSGADGDHDPSPALESSLGSDKDGISRDQTASLSQQGDQVDFQHSSSYMIEKTPEGNAVTSTDLKVDHPKQEVLLAPEGHQIPNVQSAQNYYQSIILGNQQVQFEGTEPQSQETSRFTNFVPASSQTVTSPSPTPPLQSPIPVPPQSVSLFRPPYPANFFPYGHYYPPIYLSPIHQFLSHNGFPQQPSAGNMYLPAAAAAAAGIKFPLPQFKTGANTGNSAHIGIPSGSYINPPVGYAPSPAVNAGSSAGNEDISVSQLKENHIYTTAQQSEGSAVWIPAPGQDVSNLQVNSLYNLTPQGQHLTFPPPQASHGAYAGIYPPGQTVVSPSTLLQQSQAVAGPVEAVGPPSGSYHQPQPTQINWNSNF; this is encoded by the exons ATGAGCGGCGGTGGCGGGTCTTCTAGGGTTCCGATCCCCAACAATGTACGGAAGACCATCCATGACATCAGAGAGATCACCGGAAAACAGCACACCGACGACGAAATCTACGCCGTCCTCCGTGAATGTTCCATGGATCCCAATGAGACCGCTCAGAAGCTTCTCTATTTag ATACTTTTCATGAGGTGAGAAGGAGACGTGACAGAAAGAAGGAG GGTTTTGGAAGTAGAACCTCTGAGGATTCTCGGTCAAAGCAAGGTGGACAAGGGAGGGGGTTAAGGGGTGCTTCAGGGGGTTACACGTCCAATTTTTCTG ATGGCGGTGGTGGCGGCGGTGGGAGGAACCTTGCAATGCGTAGGGAAAATGGAATCAATAACAGTGCAGAGAGAAATCATGCACCCTCATCTCAGCCAGTTTTGCAGAAAACAAAAGCTAATGCAGCATCTCAAGTCACAAG AGTTCCTGCTAATACAACCCATGGTGCTATTGCTACAAATCAAACCAATGGGAAGTCTGGCAATGGTTCTGGTGGCCAATCTCTTGCAGGGAGTGTTCCAACTGTCCCCAAAAGCAGTTCCACTGATAACAACACCGGCAATCAAGAAAATGTTCAACCCCAAGTTGCTCCTGTTGCTGCAGCTACTTCCCCTATTCAAACCTTTAACTCAGTTACCAGCACTGAGCAAGGAAAGTCACTGTCAAGTTCTGATCAAATTCTCACTTCTGCTGCTGCATCCACTGGTCatacctcttctttggatcctGTACTTGCATCATCTTCCTCCCATAATCCTGGTGTCAGTAGTTCTATTAATAGGGATGTTGGGAGTCCCTGGATGTCTGCTGGAACAAATCAAGTCAAAGGGAATAAAGTTATTCATAATGAAGCTAGTCATTTACCACCCAAGAATGAAAATTccgtgtctgtgaattctgcaagcAAAATGAATGCCCCTTATTCGAACAATGTTGAAAACAATCGGTTCTTTGAGCCATCTCAAGCCTCAACTGCTTCTCTAAATGGAAACTTGGGGTCATCTTCTAGCTCCAGTAGCCAGCCATCTCTAG CTAATGTTTCCGAGGTTCCAACTTCTGATGCTTGTGTGCAATCTTCAGCCGAATTGAGGCAACATGTTACTTTTCCTAACCATTTCCAAGTACCCAAGGCTTTAAAAAGTGGTCTGACATTTGGAAGCTTTGATACCTTGGGTCCAAATGAAACATCTAGCAGTGGAGCTGATGGTGACCATGACCCTTCTCCTGCTCTTGAATCTTCTCTTGGAAGCGACAAAGATGGCATCTCTAG GGACCAAACTGCATCATTGAGTCAACAAGGGGATCAAGTTGATTTTCAACATTCTTCGTcctatatgattgaaaagacacCAGAAGGCAATGCTGTAACTAGCACTGACTTGAAGGTTGATCATCCAAAGCAGGAGGTATTGTTGGCTCCAGAGGGCCATCAAATTCCCAATGTTCAAAGTGCTCAAAACTATTACCAGTCCATCATTTTAGGGAATCAGCAAGTTCAATTTGAGGGAACTGAACCTCAATCTCAAGAAACATCTCGTTTTACTAACTTTGTT CCTGCAAGTTCCCAGACCGTCACTAGCCCTAGCCCAACTCCACCTCTGCAGAGCCCTATTCCTGTACCTCCACAATCAGTTTCCCTTTTCAGGCCACCTTACCCGGCCAACTTCTTTCCATATGGCCACTATTACCCTCCAATTTATCTGTCTCCAATACACCAATTTTTAAGCCATAACGGCTTCCCTCAACAGCCATCAGCTGGCAACATGTATCTACCCGCAGCTGCTGCTGCTGCAGCCGGGATCAAATTCCCTCTCCCTCAATTCAAGACTGGAGCGAACACAGGAAATTCAGCCCATATTGGAATTCCTTCTGGATCTTATATCAACCCTCCTGTTGGATATGCACCTAGTCCAGCCGTTAATGCAGGAAGCTCAGCTGGAAATGAAGATATTTCTGTCTCTCAATTGAAGGAAAACCATATCTATACAACTGCACAACAG AGTGAAGGATCTGCTGTCTGGATACCTGCTCCAGGCCAAGATGTATCAAATTTGCAAGTTAATTCTCTGTACAACCTCACTCCTCAGGGACAACATCTTACATTCCCCCCGCCTCAGGCCAGCCATGGGGCGTATGCAGGCATCTATCCTCCCGGGCAGACAGTAGTTTCGCCTTCAACACTTTTGCAACAGTCTCAGGCTGTGGCTGGGCCTGTCGAAGCTGTAGGACCCCCTTCAGGCTCTTACCATCAGCCTCAGCCTACACAGATCAATTGGAATTCTAATTTTTAG